The Anabrus simplex isolate iqAnaSimp1 chromosome 1, ASM4041472v1, whole genome shotgun sequence genome window below encodes:
- the Eh gene encoding eclosion hormone, producing MDRRMSAVAIALLLLLTATTYVLADASAIGVCIRNCAQCKKMFGTYFEGQLCADACVKFKGKLIPDCEDINSIAPFLNKME from the coding sequence ATGGACCGCCGTATGTCCGCTGTAGCCATCGCCCTGTTGTTGCTACTCACAGCTACAACCTACGTCCTTGCTGACGCCAGCGCTATTGGTGTCTGCATCCGGAATTGCGCCCAGTGCAAGAAGATGTTCGGCACGTACTTCGAGGGTCAGCTCTGCGCTGATGCATGTGTCAAGTTCAAGGGAAAGCTCATCCCAGACTGCGAAGACATCAACTCCATTGCGCCTTTCCTCAACAAGATGGAGTAG